CCCTGTGCCAGTACCTATGTAATAGCCAACTACTATGTGGGAAGTTTGCAGTTAGACATAGCATCGGATATTCCCCAGATTATTGGCAGACAAAGACTAAAGACCAATGTGTTCAGGAATATTCTTCATATCTATTACAAGGAAAACATAAGCATAATAGATGATGATTTGTTCGAGGCCAAGAGAAAGGAAAAGATGGAAAGGAGCCTAATCAGAATCTCCAACTGGACTTATATAATGGATGACCAAGGTAAAAGTGCTTATCTACATGATGTGTCTCGTACAATAGACGATGACCCCAATTATCTATATATCAAGACTATTAATGGGAAACCAGAGATAGATAACTTGATAATAGTATCGGAAAACTATTGTCGGGACATTTTGAAGAACCATATTAGTTGGTATTGTATGGGGCCTGCGAAATTACACAGGCAATATTCTCCCCAGGTTATGCAACTGAAGGACAATTTGGAGGCCATTGCTACCCCCAAAAAGAACCAGGATAGGATAAAGGCGATATTATATTGCTTCCAAAAACATCCTGAATGTCAAAGGGAGATATTTGGTATGCTGCATGACGAGGGATATAATGATGTAGCCTATTACTTCAATATGCTATCAACCGAAAGGATTATTGCCAATGGCTGTGACCCTTGGAAGATGGATCAGGAACTACGGCATGTAAGCGGTGAAACTGACATTAAAGACCTTGTAGCTTCTTTATTCGAGAATGGCGAGGTTTACAGCAAGAAAGACGTGAAGTGGATGCTACAGGAAGTTTATGACAAGATGGGTATTGCAAAGACGGCGAAAGCAAGTGAACTACCGAACTATATACCTTGCAAGATTACCAATAAAGACGGATTAAAAGCATATAGGATAACAATTTAAGAATATGTTATGGCAACATTGAAAATTAGTGACCTGGAGTTTGCAAAGAAGCTGACTCCTACATTTAGAGACCACCTTGAACGCTTCTTGCCTCAGTGGTTGGATTCACTCGTACCATATTATGAGGAAGCGAAAGCCATTGGAGCAGATATGTTCAAGTTGCAAGATACTATGCCTTGTGGTGGCGAGTATTCATTATTTGAAAAGGACGGCATTGGTTATTACTTGACCGATTTCCCTTGGTTGAAGTGTCTGTCATTCAACTCAGACTACAAATATATAAAATGCTACTGGTATCAATGCTTTGTGGATTTCTACCCAAGGCTTGATACTGACTGGAAAGAGCGAATACATAATTTCGGAGCTTATAACTGGTATATGTATAGGCCATTCAACATGAAGGAAGGATATGACTGTGTAGCCAAAAGAGTAGATGATTATTTCAAGGCCATCACCAATGATCCAGATGTTACATTCATGCTGAGTGGAACTTCTGCAATATGCCTTACTCCGAAAGGCGTAAGATGGATAGAGGACTACTGTAAGTTAGAGTAGGCATCGGAGAGTCTCAGGACAGAAACAGGAGGGATAGTTGACTAATGACAATCAGCTATCCCTTCTTCTATTAACCTAAAACACAAATTTCAAATGTCGAAACAGATAGTAACCGTCGGGAAGAGACGGAAATATAACAAAGACAGCCTTACATGGGTAGCCGGTAAGGGATGGCAGGGCGTTGTTTATATTTATAGACTTGATGCGCCTGGTGATGAAAAGGATGGCTGGGTTTATGTCGGTTGTACCCCAGAGGAAGAGACACGCAAGAACAGATGGAACAAGCCCAAAAGCAAGTATGCCGGGAAGAAGATAGCTGCTGCAAGGAAAAGATATGCTCTTATCAACTTCAAATATACTGTAGTAGATACTCTCTATGACAGGGACATTGACAAACTGGTTGAGAAACTGGAGGATCGAGAGAAAGACTTTATCAAGATATTTGATTCTTTCGAGCATGGTTTCAACAGCAATAAAGGTGGGACAGGTCGTAGGGGTACAAAGATTAGCCTGGAAGAGATAGCGCGTCGGAACAAGACACGCAAGGATAATGGTTTCCATCATACTGACGCTGCAAAGCAAAAGATTAGTGCAGCCAGTAAGAAACGCAAGAAAACCCAAGCTGAGAAAAATAAAATCTCCGCTTCCAACTCTGGTAAGAAACGTACAGATGAAATGAAGAAAGCCCAGAGTGACAGGATGAAAGGCATAGAACCTACTGCTGCTACTGAAGGTGCTAAGAAATGGCGTGATATGAATGGCGGTGGCTATTGGAAAGGACAGAAGATGTCAGATGAAGCCAAGGCCAACATGAAAGCCGCTCAACAAAGATGTGCAGGTGTCAAGGTCAGGGCAAAGTTCATAGATGGTACTGATATGGACTTCCTTACGAAATCT
This region of Prevotella sp. E13-27 genomic DNA includes:
- a CDS encoding NUMOD3 domain-containing DNA-binding protein gives rise to the protein MSKQIVTVGKRRKYNKDSLTWVAGKGWQGVVYIYRLDAPGDEKDGWVYVGCTPEEETRKNRWNKPKSKYAGKKIAAARKRYALINFKYTVVDTLYDRDIDKLVEKLEDREKDFIKIFDSFEHGFNSNKGGTGRRGTKISLEEIARRNKTRKDNGFHHTDAAKQKISAASKKRKKTQAEKNKISASNSGKKRTDEMKKAQSDRMKGIEPTAATEGAKKWRDMNGGGYWKGQKMSDEAKANMKAAQQRCAGVKVRAKFIDGTDMDFLTKSDAANHFGVSIAAIDYCIVHKAFSKKAQVWFEKI